The Aureimonas populi genome includes the window CCGGCTCCTGCCGGGCGATCCGGTGGTGATGCGGTTTCGGGACCCGAAGGTGCTGGCGGCGGCCGAGGAGGCGCTGGCGAGCGGCGAGATGCGCGAGATCGACTATGTCGAACGCGGCGCCGAGGCCCGGTTCTGGTCGCTCTCCATCCTGCCTTTGAGGGCCGAGGACCAGCCGGTGGAGTCGCTGCTCCTGCACTTTCGCGACCGCTCCGGCGAGCATCGCGCCGAGCGAATGCGCACCGATTTCGTCGCCAATGCCAGCCATGAGCTGCGCACGCCGCTCTCCTCCATCGTCGGCTTCATCGAGACGCTGGAAGGCCCGGCCCGCGACGACGCACAGGCGCGCGCGCGCTTCCTCTCCATCATGCGCGACCAGGCCGGGCGCATGTCCCGCCTCATCGACGATCTGCTCTCCCTCTCGCGGATCGAGACGCGGCCCCGGCTGACGCCGCAGGACAGGGCGGACCTGGCGGAGGTGCTGCGCATCGTCGCGCGGCAGATGCAGCCGGTGGCGGCCGAGGCCGGCCTCGTCATCGAGCTGGAGGGGATCGAGAGCCACGCCCCGGTGCGGGGCGACATGGACGAGCTGGTGCGCGTCTTCTCCAATCTGGTGGAGAATGCCTGCCGCTACGCGCCGGGCGGCGAGCGGATCGTCGTCGGGCTGAAGGTCGGCGCGGCGGGGTTCGAGGCCTATGTGCGCGATTTCGGCCCCGGCATCGAGGCGCGCCACATTCCCCGCCTCACGGAGCGCTTCTACCGCGTGGAGGAGGGCAGTGCGCTCTCCTTCAAGGGCACGGGCCTCGGCCTGTCCATCGTGCGCAACATTCTCGTCCGGCACGGAACGCGGCTCTCCATCCGCTCCGTTCCGGGGGAAGGGTCGGTCTTTTCCGTCGCACTGCGCCGCGCGATCGATGACGGGAATGAGAAAACGCAGCACTCTCAGTGAGATGCGTTGTCATAAAGCTGAAACCTCGCAGCCCTATAGGATCGGCCCATGATGTTGTTCGCGACCTCGGCGCGTTTGCGCAGGCTCCAGATGGCGGCGGCCCTGTCCGCCTGTGTCGCGGGCGGGCCCGCGTCCGCGCAGCTATCCGAGCCGATCCAGGTCGCCGGTTCCTCCACCGTGCTTCCCTATTCGCAGATCGTGGCGGAGAATTTCCGGGAGGTCTTCCCGGCCTTCCGCACCCCCATCGTGGAATCGGGCGGCACGGGCGGCGGGTTCACCCAGTTCTGCGCCGGCATCGGCTCCTCCACCATCGATATCGCCAACGCCTCGCGGCCCATCACGGAAAACGAGAAGCGGGCCTGCGCCGCCTCGGGTGTGACGGAAATCCAGGAAGTGCGCTTCGGCTATGACGGCATCGTCTTCGCCTCCGCCGCCCGCGGCGCGGCCTTCGAGCTCACCCCGCGCATCGTCTTCCAGGCGTTGGCGGCCCGCGTCGTGGTCGAGGGGCGGCTGGTCGACAATCCGTACACCCGCTGGTCGCAGATCGACCCAGCGCTGCCCGACCAGCCCATCGCCGCCTTCATCCCGGCCGAGAACCACGGCACGCGGGAAGTGTTCGACGAGACCCTGCTGGAGCCCGGCTGCGAGGCCAGCGGTGCGCTGGAGGCCTTGCTGGCGAGCGGCCTCGACCCTTCGGCTGCCGAGGATGCCTGCCTCCAGGTGCGGCGTGGCGGTTTCGTGGCCGACGTCTCGGGCGACTACACCGAGACGCTCTCGCGCATTGAGGCCAATCCGCAGGCCATCGGCGTCTTCGGCCTCGCCTTCTACGAGCAGAACCAGGACCGGCTGCGCGTGGCGAGCGTCGATGGCGTGGTGCCCTCGGTGGAGACGATCTCGGCCGGGGAATACGTCGTGTCGCGGCCGCTCTTCTTCTACGTCAAGAGCGCGCATGTCGGGATCATTCCGGGCCTGAAGGAGTTCGTGGACTTCTTCCTCGACGACCAGATGATCGGCCCGGATGGGCCGCTCGCGCGCTACGGCCTCGTTCCCGCCCCGGACGAGGAACGCGCCGCATACCGGGCCGGGTTCTCGGCCCGCACGCTTCTGGCTCTGTAAACAGGCCCCGCCGCAGGAAGAAACGATGCAGAGTTCGACCCTCGTCCTGATCGTCCTGGCGATCGCCGCGTTGAGCGCCTTCGGGGCGGCCCGCCGCTCGCGCGCCGTGGCGGCTGCGGGGGGAGGGGCGCGGCTGCATTCGCGGCCCGTCTACCACGGCGCCTATGCGGCCTGCCTCGCTGCCGTGCCGGCGCTCCTGCTGTTGGCCCTGTGGCTCGCCATCTCGCCGGCGGTGGTCTCGGGGCTGGTCCGCGAGACCTTCCCGGAGGATCTGGGGCCGCAGCTCTCCGCCTTTCCGGGACTCACCGAGGGCATCGTGGACGCGCTGTCGCGCGGCATCCGCTCCCTGCCGGCGGCCGAGCAGGCGGGCGTTACGGCCATGGGCATCGCCGAGCTGGGCCCCGCCCTGCAGCGGCGCGGCTTTCCCATCGCCGCCGCCGCGCAGGACTTCATGATCGGCTCCGCGACGGCGCGCATCGCGGCGGAGGACACGAGCCGGCAGGCCATGAGCGTGGCCGTCCTCGTACTGTCGCTGGCCGGCGCGGCCATCGGCGTTGCCGGCGTGAAGCTGCGGCTGAAGGCGCGCGACCGGGTGGAGGGCATCGTTCGCGCCTTCCTTATCCTGTGCTCCTCGCTCGCCATCCTCACCACGGTGGGCATCGTCTTCTCCATGCTGTTCCAGGCCATGGACTTCTTCTCCATGGTGCCGATCGGCGAGTTCCTCTTCGGCACGGTGTGGGACCCGCGCTTCGCCTCCGCCGGCTCCACGGCGGCGGGGCAGTTCGGCCTCGTCCCGCTTCTGGCCGGCACGCTCTACATCGCGCTTGTCGCCATGCTCTTCGCCGTGCCCATCGGCCTCTTCGCCGCCATCTACATGGCCGAATATGCGGGGCCGCGAACGCGCTCGCTCGTCAAGCCGCTGCTGGAGGTGCTGGCCGGCATCCCCACCATCGTCTACGGCTTCTTCGCGCTCATCACCGTCGGGCCCCTGCTTCGCGACCTCTCCGGCCAACTGAACGGGCTCCTCACGGGCAGCTACGCGACCTTCATTCAGGCGCAGTCGGTGCTCACGGCCGGCATCGTCATGGGCATCATGCTGATCCCCTTCGTCTCCTCGCTGTCCGACGACGTGATCACCGCCGTGCCGCGCTCGCTGCGCGACGGTTCGCTGGGCCTTGGCGCGACACGCTCGGAAACGGTGAAGAAGGTGGTGCTGCCCGCTGCGCTGCCCGGCATCGTCTCCGCGCTTCTGCTCACCGCCTCCCGCGCCATCGGCGAGACGATGATCGTGGTGCTCGCCGCCGGCATCGCGGCCAACATCACCATCAACCCCTTCGAGGCGATGACCACCGTGACGGTGAAGATCGTCAGCCAGCTCACCGGCGACATCGACTTCACCTCGCCGCAGAGCCTCGTCGCGTTCGCGCTCGGCCTCACGCTCTTCGTCATCACCTTGGCGCTGAACGTCTTCGCCCTCTACATCGTGCGCAAGTACCGGGAGCAATACGAATGAGCCGGACCCTCTCGAAAGCTCCCCCGCGCCGCGACATCGGCATCAGGCGCCGCTATGCTGCCGAGCGCCGCTTCAAGGCGTACGGCATCGCGGCGGTGGCCACCGGCCTGTTCTTCCTGGCCTGGCTGCTGTTCACCGTGGTGGGGCAGGGCTACACGGCCTTCTGGCAGACCCAGCTTCGTCTGCCCGTGACCTTCTCCGCCGAGGTGCTGGACCCGCAGGGAACCGGCGCGCCGGAGCCAGCCGCCCTGATGCGCGCGGACTATCCGCGCCTTGCCCGCGAGGCGATGGTGACGCGGCTGGGCATCGACGGGCAGGACCGCGCGGTGGCCGGCGAGGCCGGCGGCCTCGTCTCGGACGGCGTGCGCACGCTCCTGCGCGACATTGTGATGGACGACCCCTCCGTCATCGGTACCACGCAGGAGGTCTGGCTGCCCGCCCGCTCGACGGTGGACTCGGCCGTCAAGGGCCAGTTCGACCTGACGGTGGAGGAGAGCCGGCGCCCGCTGAACGACCGGCAGCTCGGCTGGATCGAGGAGCTTTCGGCCTCGGGCGACCTGTCCCAGCGCTTCAACACCGGCTTCTTCACCTTCGGCGCCTCCTCCCGCGCCGAGACGGCAGGGGTGGGCGTGGCCATCGTCGGCTCCTTCACGATGATGGCGATCGTGCTGGCGCTGGCGCTGCCCATCGGCGTGGCGGCCTCGATCTATCTGGAGGAGTTCGCGCCGAGGAACCGCTTCACCGATCTCATCGAGGTGAACATCAACAATCTGGCGGCGGTGCCCTCCATCGTCTTCGGCCTTCTGGGCCTTGCCATCTTCATCAATTTCTTCGGCCTGCCACGCTCGGCCGCGCTCGTCGGCGGGCTGGTGCTGACGCTGATGACGCTGCCCACGATCATCATCGCCACGCGCGCGGCGCTGCGGGCCGTCCCGCCCTCGATCCGCGCCGCCGCGCTGGGCCTTGGCGCATCGAAGAACCAGATGGTCTTCCACCACGTTCTGCCGCTGGCCGCGCCCGGCATCCTGACCGGCACGATCATCGGCCTCGCGCAGGCGCTGGGCGAGACCGCGCCGCTGCTGCTCATCGGCATGGTCGCCTTCGTCGCCGACTATCCGGGCGGGCCGATGAACCCCTCCACCGCGCTGCCGGTGCAGATCTTCATGTGGGCCAACGAGGCCGACCGCGCCTTCGTGGAGCGGACCTCGGGCGCCATCATCGTCCTCCTCCTCTTCCTCGCCGCGATGAACGTCGCGGCCGTCCTCCTGCGCCGCCGCTTCGAGCGGCGCTGGTAGAAAGGCACCCGATCCATGGACCAGACCGTGCCCCTCGCGCCGATGAAGATGCGCGGCAAAGGCGTCAGCGTATTCTACGGGGAGAAGCAGGCGCTCCACGGCGTCGACCTCGACGTGCCGGAGCGGCAGGTGACGGCGCTGATCGGCCCCTCCGGCTGCGGCAAGTCCACCTTCCTGCGCTGCCTGAACCGGATGAACGACACGGTGGAAGGCGCGCGCGTGGAGGGCGACATCACGCTCGACGGCGAGGACATCTATGCGCCCGAGCTCGACGTGGTGGAGCTGCGCGCGCGGGTGGGCATGGTGTTCCAGAAGCCCAACCCCTTCCCCAAGTCGATCTTCGACAATGTCGCCTACGGGCCGCGCATCCACGGCCTGGCCAGGGGCAAGGCGGAGCTGGAGGAGATCGTCGCCTCGAGCCTGAAGCGCGCCGGCTTGTTCGAGGAGGTGAAGGACCGGCTGCACGACGCGGGCACCGGCCTGTCCGGCGGCCAGCAGCAGCGGCTGTGCATCGCCCGCGCCATCGCCGTCTCGCCGGAGGTGATCCTGATGGACGAGCCCTGCTCTGCGCTCGACCCCATCGCCACGGCGACGGTGGAAGCCCTGATCGACGAGCTCAAGCAGAATTATACGATCGTCATCGTCACCCACTCCATGCAGCAGGCGGCGCGTGTTTCGCAGCAGACCGCGATGTTCCATCTCGGCAGGATCGTTGAGGTCGGCCCCACGGAGAAGATGTTCCAGAACCCGGACGACAAGCGCACGCGCGACTACGTCACCGGGCGCTTCGGCTGATTGGAGGAAGAACATGGTCGGTCATATCTCATCCACCTACGACGACGAGCTGAAGTCGATCCTGCGCCGGATCTCCGAAATGGGCGGGCAGGCCGAGCGCATCGTCGCGCGCGCGGTGGAAACGCTGATGCGCAGCGACGCGGAGGGCGCGCAGGCGGTGGTGAAGGAGGACAAGCTCCTCGACGCCGCCCAGCGCGAGCTGGACGAATATGCCATCCGCACCATCGCCAAGCGCCAGCCCATGGCGCAGGACCTGCGCGAGATCGTGGGCGCCATCCGCATCTCCAACGACCTGGAGCGCATCGGGGACCTGGGCAAGAACATCGCCAAGCGCGTCATCGCCATCCACGAGCACAAGCAGCCGGTGAAGCTGACCCGGGGGCTGGAGCACCTCTCGGAGCTGGCGCTGGAGCAGTTGAAGGACGTGCTCGACGCCTATGCGGTGCGCGACGAGAGCCGGGCGGAGAGGGTGCGGGCGCGAGACGAGGAGATCGACGCGATGTACACCTCGATCTTCCGCGAGCTTCTGACCTATATGATGGAGGACCCGCGCAACATCACCGCCTGCACGCATCTTCTGTTCTCGGCCAAGAACATCGAGCGGATCGGCGACCACGCCACCAACATCGCCGAGACGATCTACTACATCAAGACGGGGCACCAGATGGAGCTGGACCGGCCGAAGGACGACCGCACCCACGCCATCGTCGCGCCGGTCAAGAGCGACTGAGGCCGGCGATGGGCGCGCGCGTCACGGTGGTGGAAGACGAGGAGGCGCTCGGCATCCTCCTTCGCTACAATCTGGAGGCCGAGGGATACGAGGTGGAGGTCATCGCGCGCGGCGACGAGGCCGATATCCGCCTGCGCGAGGAGATGCCCGATCTCCTGATCCTCGACTGGATGCTGCCGGGCCTGTCGGGCGTCGAGCTTTGCCGGCGCCTGCGTATGCGGCCCGAGACACAGCGCCTGCCGATCATCCTGCTCACCGCGCGCGGCGAGGAGAGCGAGCGCGTGCAGGGGCTGGCGGTGGGGGCGGACGACTATGTCGTCAAGCCGTTCTCCACGCCCGAGCTGATGGCCCGCGTGCGCGCCATGCTGCGGCGCGCGAGCCCGGAGCGCATCTCGACGAGGCTGGGCGCCGGCGACCTGGAGCTGGACCGCGAAACGCACCGGGTGCGCCGGGCGGGGCGGGAGGTGAAGCTCGGCCCCACCGAGTTCCGCCTGCTGGAGTTCCTCCTCCAGGCGCCCGGCCGCGTCTTCTCCCGCGAGCAGCTTCTGGACGGGGTCTGGGGGCGGGACGTCTATGTGGACGAGCGGACCGTGGACGTCCATGTCGGGCGGCTGCGCCGGGCGATCAATCGCGGCAACCGGCCGGACCCGATCCGCACCGTGCGCGGTGCGGGCTACTCGCTGGACGAAACCTTCACCGGCGGCGCGTCAAGGCGCGCCTGATAAGAAAAAGGCGGCTCGCGCCGCCTTTTTCTTCAGCAGCCTCAGGCTTCGCCTTCGTCCTTCAGGAAGGGCTCGACCTCGCCCTTCAGCTTGATCGTCAGCGGCTTGCCCTTGCGGTCCAGCGTCTTGCCGGCCGCCACGCGCACCCAGCCTTCGCTGACGCAATATTCCTCGACATTGGTCTTCTCGACACCCTTGAAGCGGATGCCGATGCCGCGCGCGAGCAGCGCCTCGTCGTGGAACGGGCTGTCGGGATCGACCGAGAGGCGGTCGGGCAGCGTCTGGCTCATCGCCGCCTCGCTCAACGCACGCGCCGGCGCTCGGACACCGGCTGGAAGGCGATGCGGGCGTGATACTGGCAATAGGGCGAGGCATCGCCCGAGTGGTTGCCGCAGAAGCGGAAGTCCGGCGAAAGTGGGTCGCCCAGCGGCCACTTGCAGGTGCGCTCCGAGAGCTGGACGAGGGTGAGGTTGCGCGAGATGGGCACGATCTCGGCGCTGCGCGGCTCCTCGTGCAACTCGGGCGCGGCGACGACCTCTTCCTCCTCTTCCATCTTCAGCGCGGTCGCGCCCACGGCGCGCGCCATCGGCTGGCGGGCAACGGCGCTCTGCGAGGAGACGACGAGGCGGGGCGCCTCGGCGAGGATGCGCGGAGCCTCGGCCGGCTTGGCGCGCACCTCGACCACGGTCTCCTCGGCCACGGCCGGCACCGTCTTGATGCGGCTTTCGAGCTTGAGACGATGGACCTTGCCGATCACCGCATTGCGCGTCACCCCACCGAGTTCGCCGGCGATCTGGCTGGCGCTGTGGCCTTCCGACCAGCGCTTCTTCAACAATTCGATGCGTTCATCCGTCCAGCTCATTTGCGGGAGGCTCCTCGTTTCGGCTATCGCGCGGACGTTTGAATCCAATAACGTTCCCGGAGGGGAAATCCGGGTCGCGCACCATATGTGGGTGATATCTAGGGTTCGCCGCACGAAATCTAGTATGTGGGGGAGAAGTTACCTTATGGTGCGACTCGCTGACAAGAGTCGCGCACCCTCCGGCGAATCGTTTTTGTCTTTATCCCCAGCTTGCGCGGGCCTTGCGCCGTGCGCGAAGCGGGTGGCCGGCAGCTTCGTTGACAATCGCTGCGCCGGGCATGGTATATTGTTCCCTTCGATGTTCGAAGCAAAGGAAAGCCTGCCCGTGGCAGGCTTCGTTCGTTTAAAGAGCCCTCCCTCCCGCTTGGTAAGAAGCGAAACCCAGCCATGGCCTCTGCCGATCAGACCCTTTCTCCCCTCTATGCCACCTATGCGCGCGCCGACCTGCGCTTCGAGCGAGGCGAGGGCGTGTGGCTGGAGACGCAGGACGGGCGGCGCTTCCTGGATTTCGGCGGCGGCGTGGCCGTCAATTCGCTCGGCCATGCCCATCCGCATCTCGTGGAGGCGCTGAAGAGCCAGGCCGAGAAGCTCTGGCACGTCTCGAACCTCTACGAGATTCCCGGCCAGGCGCGGCTCGCGCAGCGGCTGGTTGAGGCCAGCTTCGCCGACCGCGCCTTCTTCACCAATTCGGGGGCGGAGGCGCTGGAATGCGCCATCAAGACGGCGCGCCGCTGGCATTATGTGAACGGCCGGCCGGAGCGCTTCACGATCCTCACCTTCGAGGGCGCCTTCCATGGCCGCACGCTCGCCACCATCGCGGCCGGCGGGCAGAAGAAGTATCTGGAAGGCTTCGGCCCCAAGGTGGAAGGCTTCGAGCAGCTTCCCTTCGGCGATATCGAGGCGGTGAAGGCCGCGATCGGCCCGCAGACGGCGGCGATCCTGATCGAGCCGATCCAGGGGGAGGGCGGCATCCGCGTCGTCCCGGCCGAGTTCCTGCGCGCCTTGCGGGCTTTGTGCGACGAGCACGGCCTGCTGCTGGTCTTCGACGAGGTGCAGACCGGCGTGGGGCGCACGGGGCGCTTCTACGCCTATGAGAATTCCGGCGTTGAGCCCGATATCCTCGCCTCCGCCAAGGGCATCGGCGGCGGCTTTCCGCTGGGCGTGTGCCTGGCCACGGAGGACGCCGCGCGCGGCATGACCGGCGGCACGCATGGCAGCACCTATGGCGGCAATCCGCTCGCCATGGCGGTCGGCAACGCGGTGCTGGACGTCGTGCTGGAGGAGGGGTTCCTGACCCATGTGCGCGACATGGCGCTGCTTTTCCGGCAGAGCCTGGAAGGCCTGAAGGACCGCTATCCCGACGTGATCGAGGAAATCCGCGGCGAGGGCCTCCTGCTCGGCATCAAGGCCAGGGTGCCGAACGCGGATCTCCTCATGTCGATGCGCGATAAGGGGCTGCTGGGCGTGCCGGCCGGCGACAATGTGGTACGCCTCCTGCCGCCGCTGATCGTCTCCGCGCAGGAGGTGCGCGAGGGCATGGCGCGGCTGGAGTCGGCGCTGGCCGCACTCTCCGTCTCGGGCGCCGCGATCGCGCGGGACGACGCGGCATGAGCGGGGACGCGAGCTTGCGGCATTTCCTGGACCTCTCGGCGGTGGACCGCCGGGATCTTCGCGCCATCCTCGAGGACGCCAAGGCCCGCAAGGCCGCCGGGCGCGCCGGCGCGCGCCCGCTGGAGGGGCGGGTGCTGGCGATGATCTTCGAGAAGCCCTCCACGCGCACGCGCGTGTCGTTCGACGTCGCCATGCGCCAGCTCGGCGGCGAGACGCTGTTTCTCTCTGGCGCCGAGATGCAGCTCGGCCGCTCCGAGACCATCGCCGACACCGCGCGCGTCCTCTCGCGCTATGTCGACGCGATCATGATCCGCACCACCGAGCATCTGCGCCTTCTGGAACTGGCCGAGGCCGCCACGGTGCCCGTGGTCAACGCCCTGACGGACGACACCCATCCCTGCCAGATCATGGCCGACCTGCTCACCTTCGAGGAGCATCGCGGCCCCGTGGCGGGCAAGACCTTCGCCTGGACGGGTGACGGCAACAACGTGCTCAATTCCTTCATCGAGGCGGCCTCCCGCTTCGACTTCTCCCTGCGCATCGCCACGCCCGAGGGCTCCGAGCCCGCCGGCCTCTACGTGCAGAAGGCGCTGGAGGAGGGGGCCTCGATCCTCATCACCCAGGACCCGCAGGAAGCGGTGGAGGGCGCCGACTGCGTCGTCACCGACACCTGGGTTTCCATGGGGCGCGAGGAGGAGGCGCGGGGCCACAACGTGTTCGTGCCCTATCAGGTCAACGAGGCGCTGATGGCGCGCGCCCGGCCCGACGCGCTCTTCATGCACTGCCTGCCCGCCCATCGCGGCGAGGAGGTGACGGATGCGGTGATCGACGGGCCGCAATCGGTGGTCTTCGACGAGGCCGAGAACAGGCTTCACGCGCAGAAGGCCGTTCTGGCCTGGATGTTCGGCGAGGTCCGCGCGCATGGATGACGACATGCCGGGCCTCGGCGAATTCGGCTTCGCGGGCGACGACGCCGTGGTGCCCTTCCAGGTGGAGGCGCTCGACGCACGCGGCCGGGCGGTGCAGCTCGGCGCCATGGTGGACGCCATCCTCGCGCGCCACGACTATCCGGAGCCGGTCTCGCGCCTTCTGGCGGAAATGATCGCGCTGACGGTGCTTCTGGGAACCTCGCTCAAGTTCGACGGCCGCTTCACCGCGCAGACGCAGACGGACGGGCCGGTCGATCTCCTCGTGGTGGATTTCTCCACGCCCTCCTCGGTGCGCGCCTATGCGCGCTTCGATGCCGAGCGCCTGGCCGAGGCGCAGGAGGCGAAGCGCACGGACCCCGAGAACCTCCTGGGCAAGGGCACGCTGGCGCTTACCGTCGACCAGGGCGCCAACATGCAGCGCTACCAGGGCATCGTGCCGCTCGACGGC containing:
- a CDS encoding substrate-binding domain-containing protein, producing MLFATSARLRRLQMAAALSACVAGGPASAQLSEPIQVAGSSTVLPYSQIVAENFREVFPAFRTPIVESGGTGGGFTQFCAGIGSSTIDIANASRPITENEKRACAASGVTEIQEVRFGYDGIVFASAARGAAFELTPRIVFQALAARVVVEGRLVDNPYTRWSQIDPALPDQPIAAFIPAENHGTREVFDETLLEPGCEASGALEALLASGLDPSAAEDACLQVRRGGFVADVSGDYTETLSRIEANPQAIGVFGLAFYEQNQDRLRVASVDGVVPSVETISAGEYVVSRPLFFYVKSAHVGIIPGLKEFVDFFLDDQMIGPDGPLARYGLVPAPDEERAAYRAGFSARTLLAL
- a CDS encoding GcrA family cell cycle regulator, whose product is MSWTDERIELLKKRWSEGHSASQIAGELGGVTRNAVIGKVHRLKLESRIKTVPAVAEETVVEVRAKPAEAPRILAEAPRLVVSSQSAVARQPMARAVGATALKMEEEEEVVAAPELHEEPRSAEIVPISRNLTLVQLSERTCKWPLGDPLSPDFRFCGNHSGDASPYCQYHARIAFQPVSERRRVR
- a CDS encoding DUF3297 family protein; its protein translation is MSQTLPDRLSVDPDSPFHDEALLARGIGIRFKGVEKTNVEEYCVSEGWVRVAAGKTLDRKGKPLTIKLKGEVEPFLKDEGEA
- the pstA gene encoding phosphate ABC transporter permease PstA; the encoded protein is MSRTLSKAPPRRDIGIRRRYAAERRFKAYGIAAVATGLFFLAWLLFTVVGQGYTAFWQTQLRLPVTFSAEVLDPQGTGAPEPAALMRADYPRLAREAMVTRLGIDGQDRAVAGEAGGLVSDGVRTLLRDIVMDDPSVIGTTQEVWLPARSTVDSAVKGQFDLTVEESRRPLNDRQLGWIEELSASGDLSQRFNTGFFTFGASSRAETAGVGVAIVGSFTMMAIVLALALPIGVAASIYLEEFAPRNRFTDLIEVNINNLAAVPSIVFGLLGLAIFINFFGLPRSAALVGGLVLTLMTLPTIIIATRAALRAVPPSIRAAALGLGASKNQMVFHHVLPLAAPGILTGTIIGLAQALGETAPLLLIGMVAFVADYPGGPMNPSTALPVQIFMWANEADRAFVERTSGAIIVLLLFLAAMNVAAVLLRRRFERRW
- a CDS encoding ATP-binding protein — its product is MPMRFVPALLLSALGLLVLVSPTAGALAALAAAFLFAVLAFFRGASAPPVLRSRERAGRTGRAEEARAGLALEALREPLFLVDAALGHQFSNQAARSAFGRLLPGDPVVMRFRDPKVLAAAEEALASGEMREIDYVERGAEARFWSLSILPLRAEDQPVESLLLHFRDRSGEHRAERMRTDFVANASHELRTPLSSIVGFIETLEGPARDDAQARARFLSIMRDQAGRMSRLIDDLLSLSRIETRPRLTPQDRADLAEVLRIVARQMQPVAAEAGLVIELEGIESHAPVRGDMDELVRVFSNLVENACRYAPGGERIVVGLKVGAAGFEAYVRDFGPGIEARHIPRLTERFYRVEEGSALSFKGTGLGLSIVRNILVRHGTRLSIRSVPGEGSVFSVALRRAIDDGNEKTQHSQ
- the pstB gene encoding phosphate ABC transporter ATP-binding protein PstB, coding for MDQTVPLAPMKMRGKGVSVFYGEKQALHGVDLDVPERQVTALIGPSGCGKSTFLRCLNRMNDTVEGARVEGDITLDGEDIYAPELDVVELRARVGMVFQKPNPFPKSIFDNVAYGPRIHGLARGKAELEEIVASSLKRAGLFEEVKDRLHDAGTGLSGGQQQRLCIARAIAVSPEVILMDEPCSALDPIATATVEALIDELKQNYTIVIVTHSMQQAARVSQQTAMFHLGRIVEVGPTEKMFQNPDDKRTRDYVTGRFG
- the argF gene encoding ornithine carbamoyltransferase, producing MSGDASLRHFLDLSAVDRRDLRAILEDAKARKAAGRAGARPLEGRVLAMIFEKPSTRTRVSFDVAMRQLGGETLFLSGAEMQLGRSETIADTARVLSRYVDAIMIRTTEHLRLLELAEAATVPVVNALTDDTHPCQIMADLLTFEEHRGPVAGKTFAWTGDGNNVLNSFIEAASRFDFSLRIATPEGSEPAGLYVQKALEEGASILITQDPQEAVEGADCVVTDTWVSMGREEEARGHNVFVPYQVNEALMARARPDALFMHCLPAHRGEEVTDAVIDGPQSVVFDEAENRLHAQKAVLAWMFGEVRAHG
- the phoB gene encoding phosphate regulon transcriptional regulator PhoB, yielding MGARVTVVEDEEALGILLRYNLEAEGYEVEVIARGDEADIRLREEMPDLLILDWMLPGLSGVELCRRLRMRPETQRLPIILLTARGEESERVQGLAVGADDYVVKPFSTPELMARVRAMLRRASPERISTRLGAGDLELDRETHRVRRAGREVKLGPTEFRLLEFLLQAPGRVFSREQLLDGVWGRDVYVDERTVDVHVGRLRRAINRGNRPDPIRTVRGAGYSLDETFTGGASRRA
- a CDS encoding aspartate aminotransferase family protein codes for the protein MASADQTLSPLYATYARADLRFERGEGVWLETQDGRRFLDFGGGVAVNSLGHAHPHLVEALKSQAEKLWHVSNLYEIPGQARLAQRLVEASFADRAFFTNSGAEALECAIKTARRWHYVNGRPERFTILTFEGAFHGRTLATIAAGGQKKYLEGFGPKVEGFEQLPFGDIEAVKAAIGPQTAAILIEPIQGEGGIRVVPAEFLRALRALCDEHGLLLVFDEVQTGVGRTGRFYAYENSGVEPDILASAKGIGGGFPLGVCLATEDAARGMTGGTHGSTYGGNPLAMAVGNAVLDVVLEEGFLTHVRDMALLFRQSLEGLKDRYPDVIEEIRGEGLLLGIKARVPNADLLMSMRDKGLLGVPAGDNVVRLLPPLIVSAQEVREGMARLESALAALSVSGAAIARDDAA
- the phoU gene encoding phosphate signaling complex protein PhoU, which gives rise to MVGHISSTYDDELKSILRRISEMGGQAERIVARAVETLMRSDAEGAQAVVKEDKLLDAAQRELDEYAIRTIAKRQPMAQDLREIVGAIRISNDLERIGDLGKNIAKRVIAIHEHKQPVKLTRGLEHLSELALEQLKDVLDAYAVRDESRAERVRARDEEIDAMYTSIFRELLTYMMEDPRNITACTHLLFSAKNIERIGDHATNIAETIYYIKTGHQMELDRPKDDRTHAIVAPVKSD
- the pstC gene encoding phosphate ABC transporter permease subunit PstC, which codes for MQSSTLVLIVLAIAALSAFGAARRSRAVAAAGGGARLHSRPVYHGAYAACLAAVPALLLLALWLAISPAVVSGLVRETFPEDLGPQLSAFPGLTEGIVDALSRGIRSLPAAEQAGVTAMGIAELGPALQRRGFPIAAAAQDFMIGSATARIAAEDTSRQAMSVAVLVLSLAGAAIGVAGVKLRLKARDRVEGIVRAFLILCSSLAILTTVGIVFSMLFQAMDFFSMVPIGEFLFGTVWDPRFASAGSTAAGQFGLVPLLAGTLYIALVAMLFAVPIGLFAAIYMAEYAGPRTRSLVKPLLEVLAGIPTIVYGFFALITVGPLLRDLSGQLNGLLTGSYATFIQAQSVLTAGIVMGIMLIPFVSSLSDDVITAVPRSLRDGSLGLGATRSETVKKVVLPAALPGIVSALLLTASRAIGETMIVVLAAGIAANITINPFEAMTTVTVKIVSQLTGDIDFTSPQSLVAFALGLTLFVITLALNVFALYIVRKYREQYE